The following coding sequences lie in one Sinorhizobium fredii USDA 257 genomic window:
- a CDS encoding (2Fe-2S)-binding protein — protein sequence MVSLTVNGNQHQLDVDPATPLLYVLRDDLALNGAKYGCGLGQCGSCTVVVDGEAVLSCMVPVMLLEGREITTIEGLGTIEKPGPLQQAFIELQAAQCGYCIPGMMMSAHALLRRSARPSEEELREALATNLCRCGTHMRILAAIRRAGELMQAASLPGADEGRTG from the coding sequence ATGGTATCGCTGACAGTCAACGGCAACCAGCATCAGCTCGACGTCGATCCGGCGACGCCCCTGCTCTACGTCCTGCGCGACGATCTCGCTTTGAACGGCGCCAAATACGGCTGCGGACTCGGCCAGTGCGGTTCCTGCACCGTGGTGGTTGATGGCGAGGCGGTGCTCTCGTGCATGGTGCCGGTCATGCTTCTGGAGGGGCGCGAAATCACCACGATCGAGGGTTTGGGCACGATCGAAAAGCCAGGACCGTTGCAGCAGGCGTTTATTGAACTGCAGGCGGCGCAGTGCGGCTACTGCATTCCCGGCATGATGATGAGCGCACATGCGCTTTTGCGCCGCAGCGCTCGGCCAAGCGAAGAGGAACTTCGCGAGGCATTGGCGACGAATCTCTGTCGCTGCGGCACGCATATGCGGATTCTGGCGGCGATCCGCCGGGCCGGCGAATTGATGCAAGCCGCCTCGTTGCCTGGTGCCGATGAAGGGAGGACCGGCTGA
- a CDS encoding FAD binding domain-containing protein — protein MRAFSYERASSIETAAKVAASKDSAKFIAGGTNLLDLMKLEIETPTHLIDVNGLGLDRIEPTPDGGLRIGALVRNTDLAADERIRKDYGLLSRALLAGASGQLRNRATTAGNLLQRTRCPYFYDTNQPCNKRQPGGGCAALAGFSRQLAVVGVSDACIASHPSDMAVAMRALDALVETARPDGTTRSIPLADLHRLPGDTPHIEHILDRGELITAVVLPKPVGGEQIYRKVRDRASYAFALVSIGAIVQPDGTGRVAVGGIAPKPWRDETAEGELPNGAKAVTAKLLANARPTEQNAFKLTLVERTLSAVLAEARG, from the coding sequence ATGAGGGCTTTCAGCTACGAGCGCGCCTCGTCGATCGAGACGGCGGCAAAGGTGGCGGCCAGCAAGGACAGCGCGAAGTTCATCGCCGGCGGCACCAATCTCCTGGACCTGATGAAGCTCGAAATCGAGACGCCGACCCATCTGATTGACGTCAACGGGCTCGGATTGGACAGGATCGAGCCGACGCCGGATGGCGGCCTGCGCATTGGCGCCCTCGTCCGCAACACGGATCTTGCGGCCGACGAACGTATTCGCAAAGACTACGGGCTTCTGTCACGGGCTCTCCTCGCCGGGGCGTCGGGCCAGTTGCGCAACCGGGCGACGACGGCGGGCAACCTGCTTCAGCGTACCCGCTGTCCGTACTTCTACGATACCAACCAGCCCTGCAACAAACGGCAGCCCGGCGGCGGCTGCGCGGCGCTTGCCGGCTTCAGCCGCCAGCTTGCGGTCGTTGGCGTCAGCGATGCCTGCATCGCCAGTCACCCAAGCGACATGGCCGTCGCCATGCGCGCACTCGACGCCCTCGTGGAGACCGCCCGTCCCGACGGGACGACGCGCAGCATCCCGCTTGCAGATCTCCATCGCCTTCCCGGAGACACACCGCATATCGAGCATATCCTCGACCGGGGGGAACTGATCACGGCTGTCGTCCTGCCAAAGCCCGTGGGCGGCGAGCAGATCTACCGCAAAGTTCGCGACCGCGCTTCCTACGCCTTCGCGCTCGTCTCCATCGGCGCCATCGTGCAACCGGACGGGACCGGCCGCGTCGCGGTCGGCGGCATCGCGCCCAAGCCCTGGCGCGACGAAACTGCCGAAGGAGAGCTTCCGAACGGAGCGAAGGCGGTCACCGCCAAGCTTCTCGCCAACGCCCGTCCGACGGAACAGAACGCCTTCAAGCTCACGCTCGTCGAACGCACGCTGAGTGCGGTACTCGCCGAGGCAAGGGGGTAA
- the paoA gene encoding aldehyde dehydrogenase iron-sulfur subunit PaoA has protein sequence MQSPGALEISRRDLLVASAATVTVASAPSLSHAQTNPPAASQSTRVSFTVNGERREFELDNRTTLLDALREHLHLTGTKKGCDHGQCGACTVLIDGRRVNSCLTLAAMHEGDTITTIEGLGQPDNLHPMQAAFVKHDGFQCGYCTPGQICSSIAMLEEIKANIPSHATSDLTAPAEITPAEIRERMSGNICRCGAYSNIVEAITEVAGRKA, from the coding sequence ATGCAAAGTCCTGGCGCACTCGAAATCTCGCGGCGCGACCTGCTCGTCGCCTCGGCCGCTACCGTCACAGTGGCGAGCGCACCCTCGCTCAGCCACGCGCAGACGAATCCCCCCGCCGCATCACAGAGCACGAGAGTCTCTTTCACGGTAAATGGCGAGCGGCGCGAGTTTGAGCTCGACAACCGGACGACGCTTCTCGACGCGTTGCGCGAACATCTGCATCTGACGGGCACGAAGAAGGGGTGCGACCACGGCCAATGCGGCGCCTGCACCGTTCTCATCGACGGACGCCGAGTCAATTCATGCCTGACCCTCGCGGCCATGCATGAGGGCGATACCATCACCACCATCGAAGGACTCGGGCAGCCCGACAACCTCCATCCGATGCAGGCCGCCTTCGTCAAGCATGACGGTTTTCAGTGCGGCTACTGTACGCCGGGCCAGATCTGTTCCTCCATCGCCATGCTCGAGGAGATCAAGGCCAATATTCCGAGCCATGCAACGAGCGACCTGACGGCGCCGGCCGAGATCACGCCCGCCGAAATCCGCGAACGGATGAGCGGCAATATCTGTCGTTGCGGCGCCTATTCGAACATCGTTGAAGCCATCACCGAAGTTGCGGGGAGGAAGGCATGA
- a CDS encoding xanthine dehydrogenase family protein molybdopterin-binding subunit produces the protein MDILQEEITRRSVVVGTGALVVSFSLGRAFAQEPPATTTPTPPVSLPGSLDDDRFLDSWIRIDAANSVTVFTGKAELGQGIRTALLQVAAEELEVDPAEIQLVTADTGRTPNEGFTAGSQSMQNSGTAIRNAAAQVRALLLAEAAKRFGVAATELKAENKSVLARDGRSVSYGELVSGQILHVEAQPQSTFKQPGTFRVIGKSLPRVDIPAKVTGQPAYVHDLRLDGMLHARVVRPPSPAAELTKFDSGGVEAMPGVVSVVRDGSFLAVVAEKEFQAVNAMRTLAAAAKWQEQETLPDQVDLPAELQKLEREVGTVAEAGMLSSGGKVFEATYTRPYQIHGSIGPSCAVALMKEDGALDVWSHTQGVFPDRAAIAEMLAMPEDKVRVVHMEGSGCYGHNGADDAAADAALIATKLPGKPVRVQWMREQEHSWEPYGPAMLMKVSATLDAQGKITSWAYDLWSNTHSTRPGGAGALLAGRHKAQAFQPKPARLSISPSGNGDRNANPLYVTPNKRVLWHFLPDMPLRVSALRALGAYANVFAIESTIDELALMAEADPVEFRLRHMEDPRARAVIELAAERFGWNDAQMPRNHGRGFGFARYKNLAAYLAVAMEVEVAPETGRVRVVRAVSAIDGGEVVNPEGIRNQTEGGILQSISWTLYEAVTFDRTRITSTDWSSYPILRFASVPDSIEVHIVERPGEPFLGTGEAAQGPAAAAVANAIRNATGKRFYDLPFTRDRIRDAVGGV, from the coding sequence ATGGACATTCTTCAGGAAGAGATCACCCGCCGCAGCGTCGTCGTCGGCACCGGCGCCCTCGTCGTCAGTTTTTCGCTTGGCCGAGCCTTTGCCCAGGAGCCGCCGGCGACCACCACGCCGACGCCGCCCGTGTCCCTGCCGGGCAGTCTTGACGACGATCGCTTCCTCGATTCCTGGATCCGGATCGATGCCGCCAATTCGGTCACCGTCTTCACCGGCAAAGCCGAGCTAGGCCAGGGTATCCGTACGGCCCTGCTGCAGGTTGCTGCCGAGGAACTCGAGGTCGATCCCGCGGAAATCCAGCTTGTCACGGCGGATACCGGGCGTACGCCGAACGAAGGCTTCACCGCCGGCAGTCAATCGATGCAGAACAGCGGCACTGCCATCCGAAACGCTGCCGCACAGGTAAGGGCACTTCTCCTGGCGGAAGCCGCCAAACGCTTTGGCGTGGCGGCGACCGAGCTCAAGGCGGAAAACAAATCCGTCCTGGCGAGGGACGGAAGAAGCGTGAGCTACGGCGAACTTGTTTCCGGACAAATACTGCACGTCGAGGCCCAGCCGCAATCGACCTTCAAGCAGCCCGGCACCTTCCGGGTCATAGGCAAGTCGCTACCTCGCGTCGATATCCCGGCCAAGGTGACGGGCCAGCCGGCCTATGTCCATGATCTGCGCCTCGATGGCATGCTGCATGCGCGCGTCGTGCGCCCGCCGAGCCCGGCGGCCGAGCTTACGAAATTTGATAGTGGCGGCGTCGAGGCGATGCCGGGCGTCGTCTCCGTCGTGCGCGACGGCAGCTTCCTCGCCGTGGTCGCGGAGAAAGAATTTCAGGCGGTCAATGCCATGCGGACTCTGGCTGCGGCCGCGAAATGGCAGGAACAGGAGACGCTTCCCGACCAGGTAGATCTGCCGGCGGAGCTGCAAAAGCTGGAGCGCGAAGTCGGTACGGTGGCTGAGGCGGGCATGCTCTCGTCCGGCGGCAAGGTTTTCGAGGCGACCTACACGCGCCCTTATCAGATCCATGGATCGATCGGCCCATCCTGCGCCGTCGCATTGATGAAGGAAGACGGGGCGTTGGACGTCTGGTCGCATACGCAAGGCGTTTTTCCCGATCGCGCCGCGATCGCGGAGATGCTGGCCATGCCGGAGGACAAGGTGCGCGTCGTCCACATGGAAGGATCGGGGTGCTATGGCCACAATGGTGCCGACGACGCGGCTGCGGACGCCGCGCTGATCGCCACCAAGCTTCCGGGCAAGCCTGTCCGGGTTCAGTGGATGCGCGAGCAGGAGCATAGCTGGGAGCCATACGGTCCCGCGATGCTCATGAAAGTCAGCGCAACACTCGACGCTCAAGGCAAGATCACCAGTTGGGCCTATGATCTTTGGAGCAATACCCACTCGACCCGCCCGGGCGGAGCTGGTGCGCTTCTGGCCGGGCGCCACAAGGCTCAAGCCTTCCAGCCGAAACCCGCCAGGCTCAGCATCAGCCCGTCCGGCAACGGCGACCGGAATGCCAATCCGCTCTACGTGACCCCGAACAAGCGGGTACTCTGGCATTTCCTGCCCGACATGCCGCTGCGTGTCTCAGCGCTGCGCGCGCTCGGGGCCTACGCCAACGTCTTCGCGATCGAGAGCACGATCGATGAACTGGCTCTGATGGCCGAAGCCGATCCGGTCGAATTTAGGCTGCGCCACATGGAGGATCCGAGGGCCAGGGCTGTCATTGAGCTGGCTGCCGAGCGCTTCGGCTGGAACGATGCGCAAATGCCGCGGAATCATGGCCGCGGCTTCGGCTTCGCTCGTTACAAGAATCTTGCCGCCTACCTGGCGGTTGCGATGGAGGTGGAAGTCGCGCCGGAAACTGGCCGTGTTCGCGTGGTGCGCGCCGTTTCCGCCATCGATGGCGGCGAGGTCGTCAACCCGGAAGGAATTCGCAATCAGACGGAAGGCGGCATCCTGCAATCGATTAGCTGGACGCTCTACGAGGCCGTGACCTTTGACAGGACAAGGATCACCAGCACCGATTGGTCGAGCTATCCGATCCTGCGTTTCGCAAGTGTGCCGGACAGTATCGAGGTGCATATCGTCGAGCGGCCCGGAGAACCGTTCCTCGGCACGGGAGAGGCAGCCCAGGGGCCTGCAGCCGCGGCCGTGGCCAACGCGATCAGAAATGCCACCGGCAAGCGTTTTTATGATCTGCCGTTTACCAGAGACCGTATTCGAGACGCCGTCGGAGGCGTCTGA
- a CDS encoding c-type cytochrome produces the protein MWAFRAAILFVAAIFVAAVAFFVFAWRSEIPEEEVAAEASFSPELVAKGAQLAALGNCIACHTVPGKPAFTGGLALPTPFGTIHSTNITPDRETGIGGWSEAAFERAMRDGVDREGNHLYPAFPYDHFTRVSAEDTHALYAFLMTRVAVRAEAPKNDLPFPLKFRPLLAGWKLLFFDRGELEPDSAQSEAWNRGRYLAEGLGHCGACHTPRNAFGAEYPDRHFGGGEAEGWQAYAINRESKAPIPWDEQSLAFYLRNGWHEFHGVSRGPMAEVTGNLSLLPDSDIAAIATYVTSITDDPTPERSERAARLREQFEGDRLEQIADSQSSAVSTAGGGSGEAIYLAACASCHEGRRRQPFGGLNFELSTAVNAPNPQNIVNVVLFGLPPADGEASAVMPAFRHLLNDQQVTDVLAYMRERFSEEPPWSGLGEQVANTRSGAYKVTVRPSDGIERAPHNVGAEEE, from the coding sequence ATGTGGGCTTTTAGGGCGGCGATCCTATTCGTGGCGGCCATCTTCGTGGCCGCGGTTGCTTTCTTCGTCTTTGCATGGCGCTCCGAGATTCCGGAGGAGGAGGTGGCCGCCGAGGCAAGCTTCTCTCCAGAGCTCGTTGCCAAGGGCGCGCAGCTGGCGGCGCTTGGCAACTGCATCGCCTGCCACACGGTTCCCGGTAAACCCGCTTTCACCGGTGGACTGGCGTTGCCGACGCCCTTCGGCACGATCCATTCCACCAACATCACCCCCGATCGTGAGACCGGCATCGGCGGCTGGAGCGAGGCAGCCTTTGAACGCGCGATGAGGGACGGCGTCGACCGGGAAGGCAACCATCTCTACCCAGCGTTTCCCTACGACCACTTCACGCGGGTCTCGGCGGAGGATACGCACGCCCTCTACGCTTTCCTGATGACGCGTGTCGCAGTGAGGGCCGAAGCCCCGAAAAATGATCTTCCGTTTCCTCTGAAGTTCCGCCCCTTGCTTGCCGGGTGGAAGCTGCTGTTCTTCGACAGGGGAGAACTGGAACCGGATAGCGCCCAGAGCGAGGCCTGGAACCGCGGACGCTATCTCGCCGAAGGGCTCGGCCACTGCGGTGCTTGCCACACGCCCCGCAATGCATTCGGTGCCGAATATCCCGACCGGCACTTCGGCGGCGGCGAGGCAGAGGGCTGGCAGGCTTACGCGATCAACCGGGAGTCCAAGGCACCGATCCCATGGGACGAGCAGAGCCTCGCCTTCTATCTACGCAATGGCTGGCATGAATTCCACGGCGTTTCGCGCGGGCCGATGGCGGAGGTCACCGGCAATCTCTCCCTCCTGCCCGATAGCGACATCGCGGCGATCGCCACTTATGTCACATCGATCACCGATGATCCCACGCCTGAGCGTAGCGAGAGAGCGGCGCGGTTGCGCGAGCAGTTCGAAGGGGATCGCTTGGAGCAGATCGCTGACAGCCAGAGTTCTGCGGTCAGTACCGCAGGCGGTGGTTCCGGCGAGGCGATCTACCTTGCCGCCTGTGCAAGCTGCCACGAAGGACGGCGGCGCCAACCCTTCGGCGGCCTGAACTTCGAGCTCAGCACCGCCGTCAATGCCCCGAACCCGCAAAACATCGTCAACGTCGTCCTTTTTGGTCTTCCGCCGGCGGACGGAGAGGCAAGCGCGGTGATGCCGGCCTTCCGCCACTTGCTGAATGACCAACAGGTGACCGACGTTCTCGCTTACATGCGCGAGCGGTTCTCCGAAGAGCCGCCATGGAGCGGGCTCGGAGAGCAGGTCGCGAATACCCGCTCCGGCGCCTACAAGGTCACGGTCCGGCCGTCGGATGGCATTGAAAGGGCGCCGCACAATGTCGGCGCCGAGGAGGAATGA